The following coding sequences are from one Triticum dicoccoides isolate Atlit2015 ecotype Zavitan chromosome 4A, WEW_v2.0, whole genome shotgun sequence window:
- the LOC119283377 gene encoding uncharacterized protein LOC119283377: protein MTDSTDSPSEHAGGTNGDGAGGLCQYQHGGPARAPRLGLEIREPFLRLITSMRAALDPAPDDGGAGPEEEGAPAGKNQGQRRLTRVGLRALQIGDSKIDRTDEADIAAKFQYKKPKKIVLQLHRADALVKIDILWSNILAMSARFDDARFDTLRIQVKCASERFSATQPPAASRMHLRWQRCGDVIPRTFLLWFDKGTLERGYGKMMYADPSLLLLPPPPPGQGEEEEEEEEAPSPPFLGGATPSTVMMMTGSANTGAADPAAYHEYWGTQFQDSAHIRSLYR from the exons ATGACGGACTCCACCGACTCGCCGTCGGAGCACGCCGGCGGCACGAACGGCGACGGAGCAGGCGGGCTGTGCCAGTACCAGCACGGCGGCCCGGCCAGGGCGCCGCGGCTGGGGCTCGAGATCCGGGAGCCCTTCCTGCGTCTGATCACGTCCATGCGAGCCGCGCTCGACCCAGCCCCCGACGACGGAGGCGCCGGCCCAGAGGAGGAGGGGGCGCCAGCGGGGAAGAATCAGGGCCAGCGACGGCTGACGCGGGTGGGACTGCGGGCGCTCCAAATCGGCGACAGCAAG ATCGATCGAACGGACGAGGCCGACATAGCGGCCAAGTTCCAGtacaagaagcccaagaagatcgTGCTCCAGCTGCACCGGGCCGACGCCTTGGTCAAGATCGACATCCTCTGGTCCAACATCCTGGCCATGTCGGCGCGCTTCGACGACGCGAGATTCGACACGCTCAGGATCCAG GTCAAATGCGCGTCCGAGCGGTTCAGTGCTACACAACCTCCAGCAGCAAGCAGAATGCATCTCCGATGGCAGCGCTGCGGCGATGTTATTCCAAG GACCTTTTTGCTCTGGTTTGACAAGGGGACGCTGGAGAGGGGCTACGGCAAGATGATGTACGCCGACCCTTCGCTGCTTctactgccgccgccgcctccgggacaaggagaggaggaggaggaggaggaagaagccccGTCCCCGCCATTCCTCGGAGGCGCGACGCCgagcacggtgatgatgatgacaggCTCGGCAAACACAG GGGCCGCCGATCCCGCGGCGTATCATGAGTACTGGGGCACCCAGTTCCAGGACTCGGCACATATCCGTTCCTTGTACAGATAG